From the Malus domestica chromosome 17, GDT2T_hap1 genome, one window contains:
- the LOC103405905 gene encoding uncharacterized protein isoform X2 — METFSKTKGFCQLLFTKVVTLRAGTKIKFVEGCLLTIKGLEGIGRQMSETSDGYTEINGLSHLEPNYSGFLAGKRVGNAGALSFASRTDFLALPPRHFLHDNNAFSHSPYTVTTSLPIRAARPPSTPPQHAFLNCFTSAFTIGIYLATSSSCTQAASSALTVISPPWLLFLSLTRSTSIELEVVLICV; from the exons atggaaactttttcCAAAACAAAAG GTTTTTGTCAATTGTTATTTACAAAGGTTGTGACTCTTCGTGCTGGCACCAAAATAAAGTTTGTAGAAGGTTGTTTACTGACGATAAAAG GATTGGAGGGGATTGGGAGGCAGATGAGTGAGACTTCTGATGGATACACAGAAATAAATGGTCTCTCACATCTTGAACCAAATTACTCTGGGTTTTTGGCAG GGAAGAGGGTTGGAAATGCAGGGGCTCTTTCATTTGCTTCCAGAACAGATTTTCTAGCTCTCCCCCCTCGCCACTTCCTCCACGACAACAACGCCTTCAGCCATTCTCCTTACACTGTGACAACTTCCTTGCCGATTCGAGCTGCTCGACCACCATCAACGCCTCCTCAACACGCTTTTCTGAATTGCTTTACATCGGCCTTCACCATTGGCATATACCTCGCGACCTCATCATCATGTACTCAAG CCGCAAGTTCAGCGTTGACCGTTATTTCTCCTCCTTGGCTTCTGTTTCTGTCTCTGACCCGTTCAACTTCAATTGAGCTTGA AGTTGTATTAATTTGCGTTTGA
- the LOC103405905 gene encoding uncharacterized protein isoform X3, producing the protein METFSKTKGFCQLLFTKVVTLRAGTKIKFVEGCLLTIKGLEGIGRQMSETSDGYTEINGLSHLEPNYSGFLAEGWKCRGSFICFQNRFSSSPPSPLPPRQQRLQPFSLHCDNFLADSSCSTTINASSTRFSELLYIGLHHWHIPRDLIIMYSRVVLICV; encoded by the exons atggaaactttttcCAAAACAAAAG GTTTTTGTCAATTGTTATTTACAAAGGTTGTGACTCTTCGTGCTGGCACCAAAATAAAGTTTGTAGAAGGTTGTTTACTGACGATAAAAG GATTGGAGGGGATTGGGAGGCAGATGAGTGAGACTTCTGATGGATACACAGAAATAAATGGTCTCTCACATCTTGAACCAAATTACTCTGGGTTTTTGGCAG AGGGTTGGAAATGCAGGGGCTCTTTCATTTGCTTCCAGAACAGATTTTCTAGCTCTCCCCCCTCGCCACTTCCTCCACGACAACAACGCCTTCAGCCATTCTCCTTACACTGTGACAACTTCCTTGCCGATTCGAGCTGCTCGACCACCATCAACGCCTCCTCAACACGCTTTTCTGAATTGCTTTACATCGGCCTTCACCATTGGCATATACCTCGCGACCTCATCATCATGTACTCAAG AGTTGTATTAATTTGCGTTTGA
- the LOC103405905 gene encoding uncharacterized protein isoform X1: protein METFSKTKGFCQLLFTKVVTLRAGTKIKFVEGCLLTIKGLEGIGRQMSETSDGYTEINGLSHLEPNYSGFLAGKRVGNAGALSFASRTDFLALPPRHFLHDNNAFSHSPYTVTTSLPIRAARPPSTPPQHAFLNCFTSAFTIGIYLATSSSCTQAASSALTVISPPWLLFLSLTRSTSIELERLRNRKLEDWMIKY, encoded by the exons atggaaactttttcCAAAACAAAAG GTTTTTGTCAATTGTTATTTACAAAGGTTGTGACTCTTCGTGCTGGCACCAAAATAAAGTTTGTAGAAGGTTGTTTACTGACGATAAAAG GATTGGAGGGGATTGGGAGGCAGATGAGTGAGACTTCTGATGGATACACAGAAATAAATGGTCTCTCACATCTTGAACCAAATTACTCTGGGTTTTTGGCAG GGAAGAGGGTTGGAAATGCAGGGGCTCTTTCATTTGCTTCCAGAACAGATTTTCTAGCTCTCCCCCCTCGCCACTTCCTCCACGACAACAACGCCTTCAGCCATTCTCCTTACACTGTGACAACTTCCTTGCCGATTCGAGCTGCTCGACCACCATCAACGCCTCCTCAACACGCTTTTCTGAATTGCTTTACATCGGCCTTCACCATTGGCATATACCTCGCGACCTCATCATCATGTACTCAAG CCGCAAGTTCAGCGTTGACCGTTATTTCTCCTCCTTGGCTTCTGTTTCTGTCTCTGACCCGTTCAACTTCAATTGAGCTTGA AAGATTGAGAAACAGAAAGTTGGAGGACTGGATGATCAAGTATTAA
- the LOC103405905 gene encoding uncharacterized protein isoform X4, whose product MNIGYNPALCNPEAKITPSQSKLHRRWYYHFSADFDSTLQKGTGTLFGTELEVTMWWKIWVHNYKERKRGWVQSFSLSISFLSQFASLVVGVRLPPQERCSTMPGFRSSKSNLTLHQLHLKFPASLSPQILGQIIL is encoded by the exons ATGAATATAGGTTACAACCCTGCCCTGTGTAATCCAGAAGCTAAAATCACACCCTCTCAATCTAAACTTCATCGTAGAT gGTACTACCATTTTTCTGCTGACTTTGATTCCACACTTCAGAAAG GTACTGGGACGTTGTTTGGAACAGAGTTGGAGGTGACGATGTGGTGGAAAA TTTGGGTGCACAATTacaaggagagaaagagagggtggGTGCAGtcattttctctttctatatCTTTCCTTTCCCAATTTGCGTCTCTGGTTGTTGGCGTTCGTCTTCCTCCTCAAG AACGTTGTTCTACCATGCCTGGGTTTCGAAGTTCCAAATCCAATTTAACGCTTCATCAACTCCACTTAAAGTTTCctgcatctctctctcctcaaatTCTTGGCCAAATAATTTTATAA